The following are from one region of the Mycetohabitans rhizoxinica HKI 454 genome:
- a CDS encoding ABC transporter substrate-binding protein → MTDRVDHSTPRRRGVRMLIALAAAVLYPMPAQAAEPRPLKIGFIGTLSGPGGALGQDQYDAFMLAVEQKGGKLGGVPVQVLRKDDQLKPDIALQEAQQLINRDGVKIITGVTFSNVMMAIHKPVTSAGVFLIGSNAGPTQLAGPGCSPLFFSTSWNNDELHEAGGQLVQDLGYKHVYVMAPNYQAGRDAIAGFKRDYRGTIVNEVYTQVNQPDYSAELAQLQAARPDAVYVFYPGGMGVNFVKQYRQAGLLGKVPLISVSTIDGTTLPALKESAVGAITAAPYAPDLKNAQNAQFASSFESKYRRKPSMYAAQSYDAANLLDAALSAVKGNVADRDALRAALRTARFQSVRGDFSLESNQFPRAGFYRVDVVHTATGAAFESKNPIVPKSRTPVLQQCNMN, encoded by the coding sequence ATGACCGACCGAGTCGATCACTCCACGCCGCGTCGTCGCGGCGTCCGCATGCTGATTGCGCTGGCCGCTGCCGTACTGTACCCAATGCCGGCGCAAGCCGCCGAGCCGAGGCCGCTGAAAATCGGCTTCATTGGGACATTGTCGGGTCCAGGCGGCGCGCTCGGCCAGGACCAATACGATGCATTCATGCTGGCTGTCGAGCAAAAAGGCGGCAAGCTGGGCGGCGTACCGGTTCAGGTGCTGCGCAAGGACGACCAGCTCAAACCGGATATCGCCCTCCAGGAAGCCCAACAACTGATTAATCGCGATGGGGTGAAAATCATCACCGGCGTGACGTTCTCCAACGTGATGATGGCGATCCACAAACCGGTAACCAGCGCCGGCGTGTTCCTGATCGGTTCCAATGCCGGTCCCACGCAGCTTGCCGGACCGGGGTGTTCGCCGCTGTTTTTCTCGACCTCGTGGAACAACGACGAACTGCATGAAGCAGGGGGGCAATTGGTGCAGGACTTGGGCTATAAGCACGTCTATGTGATGGCCCCGAACTACCAGGCGGGACGTGACGCGATCGCCGGCTTCAAGCGCGATTACCGCGGCACGATTGTTAATGAAGTGTACACGCAGGTCAACCAGCCTGATTACTCGGCCGAATTGGCTCAGTTGCAGGCTGCGCGGCCGGACGCCGTCTATGTGTTCTATCCGGGGGGCATGGGCGTGAACTTCGTCAAGCAGTATCGGCAGGCCGGTTTGTTGGGCAAGGTCCCGTTGATTTCGGTCTCGACGATCGATGGCACGACATTACCGGCACTCAAAGAGAGCGCAGTTGGCGCGATTACCGCCGCACCGTATGCGCCTGATCTGAAGAACGCCCAGAACGCACAATTCGCGTCGTCTTTCGAGTCCAAGTACCGGCGCAAGCCATCGATGTACGCGGCGCAATCCTATGATGCGGCGAACCTGCTCGATGCTGCGTTGTCGGCTGTTAAGGGTAACGTGGCGGATCGCGATGCGCTACGTGCCGCACTGCGCACCGCGCGTTTTCAATCGGTGCGAGGTGACTTCAGCCTGGAATCCAACCAATTCCCCCGTGCCGGCTTCTATCGCGTCGACGTCGTGCACACTGCCACCGGTGCCGCGTTCGAGAGCAAGAACCCGATCGTGCCGAAGTCCCGCACGCCGGTCTTGCAGCAGTGCAACATGAACTGA
- a CDS encoding branched-chain amino acid ABC transporter permease: MSIPLAARRTARSTSSSHESPARATLTGRMSWLIMAALIAVPLYAQATQQPFLLTLVTRIAILAIAAMSLDLILGVGGLVSFGHALFFGLGAYATGMLAQHGVSSGWLHLLCAVAVSVLVAVVTGAIALRTRGIAFIMITLAFAQMFYFFAVGLREYGGDDGFALAAGSQFGAVQLTDPLTLYVVSACLLMALLAFGRHFLHTAMGMTLGGIRINERRMQALGIPTTRCKRAAYVVAAVLSSVAGMLFANLTQFVAPSYLSWTMSGDLIVMVVIGGAGTFIGAVLGAFAIVLAEEGLKAMTEHWMLVMGPLIVVAVLVNRHGLAGLLESFGARTARSPRATGEQV, translated from the coding sequence ATGTCGATCCCATTAGCCGCGCGCCGTACGGCGCGTTCAACATCGAGCAGCCACGAGTCACCCGCGCGCGCGACGCTCACTGGCAGGATGTCATGGCTGATCATGGCCGCGTTGATCGCGGTGCCGCTCTACGCACAGGCGACCCAGCAGCCGTTTTTACTGACGTTGGTCACGCGCATCGCGATTCTCGCCATCGCCGCCATGTCGCTGGATCTGATATTGGGCGTTGGCGGTCTCGTGAGCTTTGGACACGCGCTGTTCTTTGGGCTGGGCGCTTATGCTACCGGGATGCTCGCGCAACACGGCGTGAGCAGCGGCTGGCTGCATTTGCTTTGTGCGGTCGCGGTCAGTGTACTGGTGGCTGTGGTGACTGGGGCCATCGCGTTGCGCACCCGCGGCATCGCATTCATCATGATTACGCTGGCGTTCGCGCAGATGTTTTACTTTTTTGCGGTCGGTCTTCGCGAGTATGGGGGCGACGATGGCTTCGCGCTGGCTGCCGGCAGCCAGTTCGGCGCCGTGCAGCTGACTGATCCGCTCACGCTATACGTCGTATCCGCATGCCTGCTGATGGCGCTACTCGCGTTCGGCAGACACTTCCTGCACACTGCAATGGGCATGACACTAGGTGGCATTCGGATTAACGAGCGCCGGATGCAGGCGCTTGGTATACCCACTACGCGATGCAAACGGGCTGCCTATGTCGTTGCCGCGGTATTGTCAAGCGTCGCTGGCATGTTGTTCGCGAACCTGACCCAATTCGTGGCTCCGTCGTATCTGTCCTGGACGATGTCCGGCGATCTGATCGTGATGGTGGTGATCGGCGGCGCCGGCACGTTCATCGGCGCAGTGCTCGGCGCGTTTGCGATCGTGTTGGCAGAAGAGGGGCTCAAGGCAATGACGGAGCACTGGATGCTCGTCATGGGACCATTGATCGTGGTGGCGGTGCTCGTCAATCGCCACGGGCTTGCAGGGCTGCTCGAGTCGTTCGGCGCACGCACGGCCCGTAGCCCCCGTGCGACGGGAGAGCAAGTATGA
- a CDS encoding alkene reductase has translation MNCDPLFQPLQLGALTLPNRIVMPPMTRSRASQPGDEANGLMAEYYAQRADAGLIVSEGTYIAPLGKGYAWTPGIHTSGQIDGWRKVTDSVHAKGGRIFAQLWHVGRLSHTSLLGGEQPVSSSPLQAKGVNVFIAGDERGTPGFVQASQPRALSIDEIGEIVDQYRTAACNAIKAGFDGVELHAANGYLVNQFIDSNANTRTDEYGGPLENRLRFLDEVARALIEGTGDAQRVGIRLAPLTTLNGCEDADPETTYLAAAKRLGEIGVAYVHIAEADWDDAPHMPLEFKRKLRATYSGILIYAGKYTGERARDAIKAGWADLIAFGRPFVANPDLVQRLRRGAPLAQLHRETLFGGGAKGLTDYPVLDENRAGVMVSA, from the coding sequence ATGAACTGTGATCCGCTTTTCCAGCCGCTCCAACTCGGCGCACTGACCCTGCCCAACCGCATCGTGATGCCGCCGATGACACGCTCGCGCGCAAGCCAGCCCGGCGACGAGGCCAACGGCCTGATGGCCGAATACTATGCGCAGCGCGCCGACGCCGGCCTCATCGTGAGCGAAGGCACGTATATCGCGCCGCTCGGCAAGGGTTACGCGTGGACGCCCGGCATCCACACGTCAGGCCAGATCGACGGATGGCGCAAGGTGACGGATTCGGTTCATGCCAAAGGTGGCCGCATCTTCGCGCAGCTCTGGCACGTGGGGCGCCTGAGTCACACGAGCCTGCTGGGCGGCGAGCAGCCGGTGTCGTCATCGCCGCTTCAGGCTAAAGGCGTGAACGTGTTCATCGCCGGCGATGAGCGCGGCACGCCGGGCTTCGTTCAGGCTTCCCAACCACGTGCGCTCAGCATCGACGAGATTGGCGAAATCGTGGACCAGTACCGCACGGCAGCGTGCAACGCGATCAAGGCGGGCTTCGACGGTGTCGAGCTGCACGCCGCGAACGGCTATCTCGTCAACCAGTTCATTGATTCGAACGCGAACACGCGCACCGATGAATACGGCGGGCCGCTAGAAAATCGTCTACGTTTCCTCGACGAGGTGGCGCGCGCGCTCATCGAAGGCACGGGCGACGCGCAGCGCGTGGGCATCCGGCTCGCGCCGCTCACCACGCTCAACGGTTGCGAAGACGCGGACCCGGAAACGACCTATCTCGCAGCGGCAAAGCGGCTCGGCGAGATCGGCGTGGCCTACGTCCATATCGCCGAAGCCGACTGGGACGACGCCCCCCACATGCCGCTCGAATTCAAGCGCAAGCTGCGTGCCACCTATTCAGGCATACTGATCTATGCGGGCAAGTACACGGGTGAACGCGCGCGCGACGCCATCAAAGCGGGCTGGGCCGACCTCATTGCGTTCGGCCGTCCGTTCGTCGCCAATCCCGATCTCGTGCAGCGCCTGCGCCGTGGCGCACCGCTCGCGCAGCTTCATCGCGAGACGCTGTTCGGCGGCGGCGCGAAGGGCCTCACGGACTATCCAGTGCTCGACGAAAATCGTGCGGGTGTCATGGTATCCGCGTGA
- a CDS encoding alpha/beta hydrolase: protein MPFDLTFSDLAERAVQYNARASVADFDAQMRLYAQLAEQSRQACPAILDQRYGMGQAERIDIFPAVAARQPAPLFVYIHGGYWRSQRKEDACSMAQALTSHGVAVAMVEYTLLPEATLAEVVREVRSALAWLYRHGGTYGIDVQRIIVCGSSAGAHLAGMLYGDDWQRAFEVPSDVIKGIVGLSGLYDIRPLCDINVNEWLRLHPEQAALLSPALRLPHDGPPVVLAVGGLETAGFKHQTYHFHELLVAKGLPVRLVQQPDCHHFNLVNELADPSSELLHAVLALLQ, encoded by the coding sequence ATGCCGTTTGACTTGACGTTTTCCGACCTCGCTGAACGCGCGGTTCAGTACAATGCTCGCGCCTCCGTAGCCGACTTCGATGCGCAAATGCGCCTATACGCGCAGCTAGCCGAGCAGTCCCGGCAAGCCTGCCCGGCGATACTCGACCAACGCTATGGCATGGGACAGGCCGAGCGCATCGATATCTTTCCGGCCGTTGCGGCCCGCCAGCCCGCGCCGCTCTTCGTCTACATTCACGGTGGATACTGGCGTTCGCAGCGCAAGGAAGACGCGTGCTCGATGGCGCAAGCGCTGACGAGCCACGGTGTGGCGGTGGCGATGGTCGAATACACACTATTGCCTGAGGCGACGCTTGCCGAAGTCGTTCGCGAGGTGCGCAGCGCGCTCGCATGGTTGTATCGCCATGGCGGAACCTATGGCATCGATGTCCAGCGGATCATCGTCTGTGGCAGCTCGGCGGGAGCGCATCTGGCCGGCATGCTGTATGGCGACGACTGGCAACGCGCGTTCGAGGTTCCGTCCGACGTCATCAAGGGAATCGTCGGCCTGAGCGGACTCTACGATATTCGGCCGTTGTGCGACATCAACGTCAACGAATGGCTACGGCTCCATCCGGAGCAAGCGGCGTTGCTCAGCCCGGCGTTGCGGCTGCCGCACGACGGACCACCGGTAGTATTGGCGGTCGGGGGACTAGAGACAGCCGGCTTCAAGCACCAGACCTATCATTTCCATGAACTGCTGGTCGCAAAAGGATTGCCGGTCCGACTGGTGCAGCAGCCAGATTGCCATCATTTCAATTTGGTCAACGAACTCGCCGATCCATCCAGCGAACTGCTTCACGCCGTGCTGGCGCTGCTGCAGTAG
- a CDS encoding ABC transporter ATP-binding protein: MSLLQVTGLVKRYGGFVATDHFSMTIEAGEIHAVIGPNGAGKSTLIAQLAGELRPDAGTIKFDGRDVTSTSISQRAQRGLTRSYQITSVLPDYTALQNVMLAVNALGPRRFSCWGALARQSRVREPALALLERVGLAQRAHVSAAQMAHGEHRQLELAMALAGRPKLLLLDEPMAGMSQAESENMMAQLHELKGRHAMLLVEHDMDAVFALADRITVLVYGKPIATGRADEIRTDPRVREAYLGDDTALHGKGKHV; encoded by the coding sequence ATGAGTTTGTTGCAAGTGACGGGATTGGTCAAGCGTTATGGCGGCTTTGTCGCGACCGACCATTTCAGCATGACGATCGAGGCGGGCGAGATCCATGCGGTCATTGGGCCGAACGGGGCCGGCAAGAGCACGCTGATCGCGCAACTGGCCGGCGAGTTGCGCCCGGATGCAGGCACGATCAAGTTTGACGGCCGCGACGTGACATCGACAAGCATCAGTCAACGGGCGCAGCGCGGCTTGACACGCTCATACCAGATCACATCTGTGCTCCCGGACTATACCGCACTGCAGAATGTCATGCTTGCGGTCAATGCGCTCGGGCCGCGGCGCTTTAGCTGCTGGGGCGCGCTCGCGCGCCAGAGCCGCGTGCGTGAGCCCGCACTGGCGCTGCTCGAGCGTGTCGGATTGGCGCAGCGTGCGCATGTAAGCGCGGCGCAGATGGCGCATGGCGAGCACCGTCAATTAGAGCTGGCGATGGCGCTCGCCGGCCGGCCTAAGCTGCTGTTGCTCGATGAGCCCATGGCAGGCATGAGCCAGGCCGAGTCAGAGAACATGATGGCACAGCTGCACGAACTCAAAGGCCGTCATGCGATGTTGCTGGTGGAACACGATATGGATGCGGTCTTTGCACTGGCCGACAGGATCACTGTATTGGTCTACGGCAAGCCGATTGCTACAGGCCGTGCCGACGAGATCCGCACTGATCCTCGCGTACGCGAAGCTTACCTCGGTGATGACACGGCACTGCACGGCAAAGGGAAACACGTATGA
- a CDS encoding ABC transporter ATP-binding protein: MTGRLLEVKSLVAFYGRSQALFGVDLMVDDGQFVTLLGRNGMGKSTTVKSITGLLRSCTGAVRLGGKSVHSSASYRIARAGIGLVPEGRHVFPTLTVRENLVATARAGHPRPGGPWTLERVYQLFPRLKERERNLASNLSGGEQQMLAIGRALLTNPRLLILDEATEGLAPLIRAEIWRCLAELKRTGLAILCIDKNLASQLAIADHHYLMSKGRVVWHGDSAQLQAQADKLSVHLSI; the protein is encoded by the coding sequence ATGACGGGCCGATTGCTTGAAGTCAAATCGCTGGTAGCGTTTTATGGCCGCAGCCAAGCGTTGTTCGGTGTCGATCTGATGGTCGACGACGGACAGTTCGTGACGCTGCTGGGTCGTAACGGGATGGGCAAGTCCACGACAGTCAAGTCGATCACCGGCTTGCTGCGCAGTTGCACGGGCGCCGTCCGGCTCGGTGGTAAGTCGGTGCATTCAAGCGCGTCCTATCGGATCGCGCGGGCCGGCATCGGTCTCGTGCCCGAGGGCCGACACGTCTTCCCGACTTTGACGGTGCGCGAGAATCTTGTCGCGACGGCACGCGCCGGCCATCCGCGGCCAGGGGGGCCATGGACGCTGGAGCGTGTCTACCAGCTGTTTCCAAGGCTCAAGGAACGCGAGCGTAACCTCGCTTCGAACCTGTCCGGCGGGGAGCAGCAGATGCTTGCCATCGGCCGCGCGTTACTCACCAATCCGCGCCTGCTGATCTTGGACGAAGCGACAGAAGGGTTAGCGCCGTTGATTCGCGCGGAAATCTGGCGATGCCTTGCTGAACTGAAGCGGACCGGATTGGCGATTCTTTGCATCGACAAGAACCTCGCATCGCAACTGGCGATTGCGGACCATCACTACCTGATGTCCAAGGGACGCGTGGTCTGGCACGGCGACTCGGCACAGCTGCAGGCGCAGGCGGACAAGTTGAGCGTGCACCTAAGCATCTAG
- a CDS encoding branched-chain amino acid ABC transporter permease encodes MNLTLAIMQCLNGLQLGILLFLMAAGLTLVFGIANFVNLAHGSLYMIGAFVGAFVYNLTSSFMLATLAVVPAIMVVGIALEAGIFRRLYARSHLDQVLATFGLILFFNELARTLWGPSPYYMEVPPSLSDAIDVFGINYPVYRLLIVAVGIGIALSCYVVIHRTRIGMLIRAGATHRDIVAALGVNMGLLNALLFGVAAALAGVAGLLAGPILSVQSGMGEPVLILTMVVIVIGGIGSVRGAFYAALIVGVVDTLGRTLLPVALRELLERSAADSAGPALASMLIYILMAAVLAWRPQGLFSVKH; translated from the coding sequence ATGAACCTGACGTTGGCGATCATGCAGTGCCTCAATGGCCTGCAGCTCGGCATTCTATTGTTCCTGATGGCGGCCGGCCTCACGCTTGTGTTTGGTATTGCAAACTTCGTCAACCTGGCGCACGGCTCACTTTACATGATAGGCGCTTTTGTCGGCGCGTTTGTATATAACTTGACAAGCTCGTTCATGTTGGCGACGCTGGCCGTCGTTCCCGCCATAATGGTAGTGGGCATCGCGCTGGAAGCGGGAATATTCCGCCGCCTCTACGCACGAAGCCACCTCGATCAGGTGCTGGCCACGTTCGGGCTGATCTTATTCTTCAACGAACTGGCCCGCACTTTATGGGGTCCTTCTCCCTACTATATGGAAGTGCCGCCCTCGTTGTCCGACGCCATCGACGTATTCGGCATCAACTACCCCGTCTATCGGCTGCTCATCGTGGCCGTCGGTATTGGCATTGCCCTGAGTTGCTACGTCGTCATTCATCGCACCCGCATAGGCATGCTGATTCGTGCGGGCGCAACCCATCGTGACATCGTCGCCGCGCTGGGCGTCAACATGGGATTGCTCAATGCGTTGTTGTTCGGTGTCGCCGCTGCGCTGGCAGGCGTTGCCGGGTTGCTCGCCGGCCCGATCTTGTCCGTGCAGTCTGGCATGGGCGAGCCCGTTCTGATCCTGACGATGGTGGTCATCGTCATCGGCGGGATCGGATCGGTCCGTGGTGCCTTTTATGCAGCACTGATCGTTGGCGTGGTGGACACACTCGGCCGTACGCTGCTGCCGGTGGCGCTGCGCGAGTTGCTGGAGCGCAGCGCCGCTGACAGCGCCGGGCCTGCGCTCGCATCGATGCTGATCTATATCCTGATGGCGGCCGTGCTCGCGTGGCGTCCGCAAGGGCTTTTTTCGGTCAAACACTGA
- a CDS encoding LysR family transcriptional regulator, with translation MKITLDELQALVSVVDTGSITAGAQQLGLTISATSRTLGRLEEKLKTTLVRRTTRRLELTEEGRAFLSDARAIIASVESAQERMAAYRERPSGRLRVDAATPFMLHVIVPLVQGYRERYPHVELELNSNEGIIDLLERRTDVAIRIGALKDSTLHRKAVGRSRLRILASPAYLEAHGHPKRVEDLTRHALLGFNQPEALNVWPILGPDQEPYRITPTIWSSSGETLRQLALAGAGVVCLSDFMTVRDRRDGMLVELFPRQTQDVRQPINAVYYRNTAISARIASFVDYLVDAVRDTEFGR, from the coding sequence ATGAAGATCACACTGGACGAGTTGCAGGCGCTTGTGAGCGTTGTCGACACCGGTTCCATCACCGCCGGCGCGCAACAGCTCGGCCTGACCATTTCAGCCACGAGCCGCACCTTGGGAAGGCTGGAGGAGAAGCTTAAAACTACGCTGGTGCGCCGTACCACGCGCCGCCTAGAGCTGACGGAGGAAGGGCGGGCGTTTCTAAGCGACGCCCGAGCGATCATCGCATCGGTAGAGAGCGCGCAGGAGCGGATGGCCGCGTACCGCGAGCGGCCATCGGGGCGGCTGCGTGTGGATGCGGCCACGCCGTTCATGCTCCATGTGATTGTCCCCCTCGTGCAGGGTTACCGTGAGCGCTATCCGCACGTCGAATTGGAACTTAACAGTAACGAAGGCATCATCGATCTGCTGGAGCGGCGCACCGATGTGGCCATCCGGATTGGGGCGCTAAAGGATTCCACGCTGCATCGCAAAGCCGTGGGCCGTAGCCGCTTGCGCATCCTTGCGAGCCCCGCGTACCTAGAAGCCCATGGCCACCCAAAGCGCGTTGAAGATCTGACAAGGCATGCGCTGCTAGGATTCAACCAGCCAGAGGCGCTCAATGTCTGGCCGATATTGGGGCCGGACCAAGAGCCGTATCGCATTACGCCAACGATCTGGTCGTCAAGCGGAGAAACGCTTCGGCAACTCGCGCTGGCGGGTGCCGGTGTCGTGTGCCTGTCCGACTTTATGACCGTGCGTGATCGGCGCGACGGGATGCTCGTGGAGCTTTTCCCGCGTCAGACCCAAGACGTCCGGCAGCCGATCAATGCGGTCTACTATCGCAATACCGCGATTTCGGCGCGCATTGCGTCGTTCGTCGATTATCTAGTCGACGCGGTGCGCGACACCGAATTCGGGCGGTAG
- a CDS encoding MarC family NAAT transporter — protein MNDYLSYVGIGLITLLPIINPITSASVFLGLSAHMSPAQRNQQINLTALYVLISLLVCFYAGSAIMSAFGISVPGMRVAGGMIVTYIGFGMLFPKYHEIEAQEKIASKHPSNVAFIPLTLPVTVGPGAIAMIVSDASAIHRTGGYRLIDHLVVLTVDIALTLILWMTLRSASRVLHLLGRSGTDAISRVMGFMLVCMGVQFGLNGLHGAFMASE, from the coding sequence ATGAACGACTATCTGAGTTATGTTGGGATTGGCCTGATAACACTCTTACCGATCATCAATCCGATTACTAGCGCCAGCGTATTTCTCGGATTGAGCGCTCATATGAGCCCCGCGCAGCGCAATCAGCAGATCAACTTGACCGCCCTTTATGTACTGATATCGTTATTGGTCTGTTTTTACGCAGGCAGTGCCATTATGAGCGCATTCGGTATTTCGGTTCCGGGAATGCGTGTCGCGGGAGGGATGATTGTTACCTATATTGGTTTTGGAATGCTTTTCCCAAAATATCACGAGATTGAGGCACAAGAGAAAATAGCGTCAAAGCATCCATCAAATGTGGCTTTTATTCCACTTACCTTGCCCGTGACCGTTGGACCAGGCGCGATCGCGATGATTGTTAGCGATGCTTCAGCAATCCACCGAACGGGTGGGTATCGTCTAATCGATCATCTTGTCGTGCTGACCGTCGATATTGCGCTTACATTGATCCTGTGGATGACTTTGCGCAGCGCATCACGGGTGCTTCATTTGTTAGGAAGGTCTGGCACCGATGCCATTTCCCGAGTAATGGGTTTTATGCTGGTCTGCATGGGGGTTCAGTTTGGGTTAAATGGGCTGCACGGGGCCTTCATGGCGTCAGAATGA